The Streptomyces capitiformicae genome contains the following window.
GCTCGGGGATGACCTGCTGGCGACGCCTGCGGGACTGGAACAACGCCGGGGTCTGGCAGCGGCTGCACGAGGTGCTGCTGGCCGAACTGCGGGCAGCGGACCGCCTGGACATGTCGAGGGCGGTGATCGACAGTTCCCACATCCGGGCGCTCAAGGGCGGCCCAAAACCGGCCGGAGCCCGGTCGACCGAGGCCGGCCGGGCTCCAAGCACCACCTGATCTGCGATGCCACCGGCATCCCACTTGCGGTGACGCTGACCGGCGGCAACCGCAACGACATCACCCAGCTCGTGCCACTGCTGGAGGCGATACCGCCCATCCGCGGCAAACGCGGCAGGCCCCGGCAGCGGCCGAAGGAGATCTACGCGGACCGTGGGTACGACCACGACTGCTACCGCCGCGAGGTCTGGGCGAAAGGCATCAAGCCCGTCATCGCCCGCCGCGGCACAGACCACGGCTCGGGCCTGGGCACCAAGCGGTGGGTCGTGGAGCAGACGATCGCGCTGCTGCACTGGTTCGGCCGCCTGCGTATCCGCTGGGAGATCCGCGACGACATCCACGAGGCGTTCCTCAAGCTCGCCTGCTCGCTGATCTGCTGGCGCCGCCTGCGAACCGCATTCCGTTAGGAGCTCTTAGCCGGTGGACCAGGCGCGCAGCTGCGCGGCGACCTCCTGGACGCGGGCGCCCTTGTGCTTGGAGCGCATGACGAGCGCGAGGGCTTCTTCCGGCTCGTAGTCCAGTGTGACGCCGTTGGTGTTGAGGAACGTCTCGGCGACCAGCCAGGCGAAGAACTCGTTCTTCGCCTCCAGCGGCTCGTGCAGCGCGATGGTCTCCAGCATGGCCGCGGCCTTGAGCCAGTCGCTCGCGTACACGTCGCGGCCCATGTAGTGGGCCTGGACCCGGGCGCACACGGCGTCCAGCACGCCCAGGTCGAGACAGGCCGGGTCGCCCGGGAGGGTCTGCGCGATCTGCAAAAGCTCTTGCGGGGTGAGGAACCGGGTCACGCGGCGTGACCGTGCCGCGGGAACTCGTGCAGGTCACGGCTGCCCAGGGGCGCGGGGTCAGGCCACGCGGCCGTGCTGGTGTCGGCGGCGCTGGTGTCCTGGGTGGCGAAGACCTCGGCGAGCTGCGGTACGACGCGGTCGCGGGTCCGGCCGAGGGCCTTGAGGAACGGGTCATCAGCAGCCTTGAGCGCCGCGTCGCGGACGAAGTCCTCGGGAGACTTGCCGACGATGTTGGCGGCCGCCTCCACGCGCGCGTACTCCTCCGGCTCGAAGGGCGGCACCTGGGATCCGTTCTGGTCCATACGAGCGACGGTACCAGCGGATGCGGCTCCCGCCGAAGGCGTTCGGGCAAGAAGAGAGGGGCAGCGGCCGACGGACGGCGGGTGCCCCTTCAACTGTCCCCCATGCGGTCATGTATCTCGAGGCCAGCAACATCCCCGTCGTCCTCGGCGAACAGGTCCAGCAGCTTCAGGTACGCCTCGTGGCTCGCCGGCACCCGTAGCCGGAACTGGTCATCCGCGGTCGCCAGCGCGGCGTGGGCGTCGACGACGACGATGCTGGGTGCGCTGGGAGCCGCCCGCGTACGTTTGGGGAGGAGTGCCGGGATGGCGCTGGACTGGGACCGGAAGTGCTGCACGAGACCGGATGATCCTGGCGCCCGTCGCGCTCAATCCGGAGCTCGGCCCCCGCCGTTGCCGTACTCGAAGGCCGCGAAGGCAGGGTGTGCACCTGGGCGGCGGCGCGGGCGAAGGCTCCGTCGTAGACGGGAGTGTCGAGGAGTTCGCCGCAGTGACGGGCGACGGCGGCAATGGGCACGCCGTAGTCGTCGCCGGCCGGATCGCGGTGCCCGGCCCGCTCCGCTACTTCGAGGATCCAGGATTCGGTGTGTCACGGACACGATCGCCAAGAAGGACGCGGACCAGCTCGGCGGCAGCATCCGCTGGCTCAACGGCCACACTGAGCTTCGCGGCCTCCTCGCGGACCTGCCGGACCAGGTACTTGTCCGGGGCTAGATACACGGCCTTGCCGATGCCCTCGTTCAGGTGCTCTGCGCAATCAGCAGGCCGACGGCGGTCTGCCGCCGCTGGTGTTCTGCTTGATCACGACAAGCACGGCCTGGGCGGCGAGGAACGCCGGGTCCTGGGGATCGGCGGTCAGCGCCGGCGTCTCGTCACTCGTGGCGGAAGCCGCGGGCGGGATCTCGGGCCTGCTCAGGATCAAAGGCGTCGAACCAGTCCTGTGCCGCAAGGTTGATCACGCCGAGCGCCTGACTGACCTGACTGTCGCCGTCCTCGATGCCGTCGAGGGAGTTGTCGAACAGCATTAGAACGTCGTGATCCTGGAACAGGAGGTCGGAGCAGGCCTCCCAGTCGAAGTCGCGACGGTGCTCGGGCAGGTTCTCGACGGAGTCGCGTACACGGCGTGGCTGGTTGTGCGTCAGGTGTCGGGCCCGGGCAATGCCCAGGTGGAGTGCCATCTCCTCGCCGGTGCAGCGCGGTTCGAACTCGGCCTCGGAGGAGAGATCTGCGGCCAGGTCGTCGAAGGTCCTGGCCATGTGCCGGCGCCAGGTGGCGTCCTGGCGCAGTGTGACCGGCGGGAGCGCGCCGAACAGACCGCCGGCGCCACGCGGGAGGGGTTCGTCGCCGAGCGCCGCGGCTTCTTCCCATGCCTGGTCAGACAGGTCTTGCAGAGCCAGGAGCAGGACGATCCTCGTACGCGCCGTGAGAATGCCTCCGTCTTCTTCCCCGCCTTCTTCGTCCTCGTCCCAGTCGTCACTGAACGGGTCGGCGCCCCCGTAGCGGGCACGGGTGCGGAGGCGTTCCTGTACCCGGTGGGCGGCTTCCTCAGGGGCGGCGAGGGCTGTGTCGATGATGAGCAGCTCGTCGGAGAATGGCTTGGCGCTCAGGAGGGTGGCGGCTTCCGCGAGGAGGGCGGCGCCGGTGCACGGGGAGGCGGCGTGGGGGAAGACCACGGCGAACTGGTTGTCGGTCAGCCGGTCGATGACGCTGGAGGCCAGACCGGCGACAATCCAGGGGTCGTTCCAGGGCGAGGCGATGTCCAGTTCGTCGACGACCAGGACGCTGGAGGCCATGTCGACGAACTCCTCAAAGTCGGGGAGGAACTTCCCGTCGTGGTCGAGTAGTTGCTCCGCCACTAGGGAGAGGAAGGCTTGCTCGTCGGCCATCCGCTCGCGCAGGTTGTCCGCCTTCCAGTACAGGCCGCGCGTGGCACGCAGGCTGCCGACCGTCTTGCCGCCCGCGACGATCTCGACCCGCCAGGTCTGCACGCCTTCCTCAGACGGATCGATGAGACGGTGAGCGTGCCGGAACTCCAGCACCAAGACACCCGGATCCGCTTTGGTGTCGGGAATGGTCACGGGGTCGGTCATCGACGTCCTCTCGCAGCGTGGCTGTGGCCGCCTCCAGCCGTCAACAGCCACCACCGGCCCAGACTAGCCAGAACGGCGAGGGGGTTGTGGCCGGAGTTGCCGCCGAGCGGTTTCCTGGCGGTCCTCGAGGACAGCGGCTCGGGAGGCGTGCGGCGGCCGCGGCCCGCTCGGCGTCGACACCAGTGCTGGGAGGTCCGGACGGATCCTGGGCGGACACCTGGTTCCTATCCCCGGAGGACATCAGACCGCGGGGAGCCTCTGCCCTGCAGGTGTCGCTGCCAACGATGCTGGTGGCCTTCGCCCGTTACAGCCGTGACGGCAACTGCGCGGTGCTCGGCACGAACCTGCGCTTCACCATGTTCCTGGCCGCGGGCTCCGTCGTCGGCGCGGTGCTGGGCGGACTGCTCCTGGGTGTGTTCCCGGAACTGGTACTTATCCCGGTGCTGGCCTTGATCCCTCTCGTTTCCGCGGTCATGCTCGCCCGTCAGGACTGAGCGTGCCGGGACGACGCGGACGGGGCGTCCAAGGCGGTGCCCCAGCACTGTCCCAGGCGTTCAATGGGAGGTATGGCGAGTTACGACGCTAGCTCCGTAAAACGGCCCCGCCGCACGAAAGCGCAGGTCGAGGCCCTACGGGCGGCGATCTGCGAGGTCACGGAAGCGGCGCAGCCGTGCAGCGTCCGCCACGTCTTCTCTCCATAGCTTTGATCTGTCTCAGAGGGCGGTATGAGACTTGATGCCCGACTCTTCGTTTCGTGTGGGGCGAGCGGGAAGGTCGCGGCGACGTCGGTCGACTACGGCCGGGGCTGGGTGAACAAGGATGGCGCCCCTTGTCGTGGTGTAGCCGATCACGGTTAGGGAGCGCGCCGGGGGGCGTGTGCCGATGGGCTTTCGCTCCCTGCCCGTAAGGCGGGCCATCGTGCAACTCTCCGTAGTGAACGGGCAGTTCAACGCGGGAGGTGCAGGATGGCCCTGTCTCAGCATGACTTACTCCGGCTGCTTGAGTCACTACGTTCGGCGGACGGGCTCGAACTCGTCCGCAGTGTGGCTGAGCGGATGCTCCAGGAGCTGATCGAGGCCGAGGCCACGGCCCGGATCGGCGCGGAATGGAACGAGCACACCGAGACGCGCACCGCGCTTCGCAACGGCCACCGCGACAAGACGCTCAGCACGCAGGCCGGCGACCTGGACCTCGCGATCCCCAAGCTGCGGTCGGGGAGCTTCTTCCCCGCGCTGCTGGAGCGCCGCCGCCGCATCGACCAGGCCCTGTATGCGGTGATCATGGAGGCGTATGTCCACGGCGTGTCCACGCGGTCGGTCGACGACCTGGTCAAGGCCCTCGGCGCGGAGACTGGGATATCCAAGAGTGAGGTCTCGCGGATCTGCCAGGACCTGGACAGCCAGCTGACCGCGTTCCGCGCCCGGCCCCTGGACCACGTCCGCTTCCCGTACGTCTATCTGGACGCGACCTACTGCAAGGCGCGGGTCGAGCACCAGATCGTGTCCCGCGCCGTGGTGATCGCCACCGGGATCACCGAGGAGGGCGGCCGGGAGGTGCTGGGCGTGATGGTCGGCGACAGTGAGACCGAGGTGTTCTGGACCGAGTTCCTGCGTTCCTTGCGCGAACGAGGTCTGACCGGGGTCCGGCTCGTCATCGGCGACCACCACTTGGGACTGGTCAAAGCCATCCGCAAGGTCATGCTCGGGGCCGCCTACCAGCGTTGCAGGGTGCACTTCCTGCGCAACGTGTTCAGCGTGATCAACAAGGAAGCGGCCGAGATGGCCGCCGCCACGATCCGCACGATCTTCGCCCAGCCCACCGCCGATGCGGTCCGCACCCAGCTCGACACCGTCGCCGACATGCTCGGCAAGCAGTTCCCCAAGGTCAAAGACATGCTGCTGGAGGCGAAGGACGACCTGACGGCCTTCGCCGCCTTCCCGGAGCGACATTGGAAGAAGATCCAGTCCACCAACCCGCTGGAACGGATCAACCGCGAGGTCAAGCGCCGCACCGACGTCGTCCAGGTCTTCCCCAACGACGACGCGCTCCTGCGGCTGGTCACCGCCGTGCTCTTCGAGCTGCACGACGAATGGATCGCCTTCCCCCGCCGCTACCTGCCCGAGGGAAGCATGGACCGGCTCTACCCCTCCGAGCGCCCCGAAAGCGCCCCCGCGCTACCCAACACCACCAACACGACCGCCGGATGATCGGCTACACCACGAGAAGGGACACGACCTGTTTTGGCTCCACTGCCGGGGTGGAGGGGGCGTGTATCGGTGTGATTCACGCCCCTGTAGCAAGGTGATTTGGCCCCACTTCGATCGGGTGGTTCCGCTGGCCCGGGTAGGGGGTGTTGACGGTAGTTTTGAAGCCTCGGTGGACCTTCGTCAGCGCATCCCCGACAGGTGCGTGGAGGGTTGCCGACCCGGCTCGACTCAAGCCGCGGACCTGCCGGCCAGGCCACTGGCGAACGACGCCGCCTGCAGGGCAGCCAGTCGGATGTTGATCGCGCCTCAGTGCTGGATCAGGCCGCCGACCGGGACAGCAGCGACGTGGCCGGTCGCCGGAAGCGTCTGAGCCAGGGCGAGGCCGACGTCGACCAGCGATGACCGGCGCAGGCGAGCGACATCGGGAATCGGAGTCCAGACCGACTCGGCGATTTCACCGTTCGGCTCCGGCCGCAGCTGACCGCCGGTGATACGAACCTGGTAGAAGACGCCCACATTCTGATGCTCTGGTCCGCCGGGGATGGCACGTTCGGCCGCGGGGATCACCCGGGAGTCCACGCCCAACA
Protein-coding sequences here:
- a CDS encoding IS5 family transposase (programmed frameshift), with the protein product MVDDELWARIEPLLPVRQRRHRYPGRKALDDRKVLCGILFVLFTGIRWEWLPAELGFGSGMTCWRRLRDWNNAGVWQRLHEVLLAELRAADRLDMSRAVIDSSHIRALKGGPKTGRSPVDRGRPGSKHHLICDATGIPLAVTLTGGNRNDITQLVPLLEAIPPIRGKRGRPRQRPKEIYADRGYDHDCYRREVWAKGIKPVIARRGTDHGSGLGTKRWVVEQTIALLHWFGRLRIRWEIRDDIHEAFLKLACSLICWRRLRTAFR
- a CDS encoding type II toxin-antitoxin system death-on-curing family toxin, giving the protein MTRFLTPQELLQIAQTLPGDPACLDLGVLDAVCARVQAHYMGRDVYASDWLKAAAMLETIALHEPLEAKNEFFAWLVAETFLNTNGVTLDYEPEEALALVMRSKHKGARVQEVAAQLRAWSTG
- a CDS encoding type II toxin-antitoxin system TacA family antitoxin encodes the protein MDQNGSQVPPFEPEEYARVEAAANIVGKSPEDFVRDAALKAADDPFLKALGRTRDRVVPQLAEVFATQDTSAADTSTAAWPDPAPLGSRDLHEFPRHGHAA
- a CDS encoding IS256 family transposase, producing MALSQHDLLRLLESLRSADGLELVRSVAERMLQELIEAEATARIGAEWNEHTETRTALRNGHRDKTLSTQAGDLDLAIPKLRSGSFFPALLERRRRIDQALYAVIMEAYVHGVSTRSVDDLVKALGAETGISKSEVSRICQDLDSQLTAFRARPLDHVRFPYVYLDATYCKARVEHQIVSRAVVIATGITEEGGREVLGVMVGDSETEVFWTEFLRSLRERGLTGVRLVIGDHHLGLVKAIRKVMLGAAYQRCRVHFLRNVFSVINKEAAEMAAATIRTIFAQPTADAVRTQLDTVADMLGKQFPKVKDMLLEAKDDLTAFAAFPERHWKKIQSTNPLERINREVKRRTDVVQVFPNDDALLRLVTAVLFELHDEWIAFPRRYLPEGSMDRLYPSERPESAPALPNTTNTTAG
- a CDS encoding NUDIX hydrolase, with the protein product MSFRLAAYAVCIEGGRVLLARHVPPKGESTWTLPGGRVEHAEDPFDAVIREVAEETGCDAVVERLLGVDSRVIPAAERAIPGGPEHQNVGVFYQVRITGGQLRPEPNGEIAESVWTPIPDVARLRRSSLVDVGLALAQTLPATGHVAAVPVGGLIQH